In the Cellulomonas sp. C5510 genome, CGATGATGATCGGCGTCCCGACGTCCTCCGCGGCGCCCACGATCCCGCGCAGCAGGTCCATCGTGGGGGTGTTGATGCAGCCCACGGCGTAGTTGTGGGTCCGCGCGTCGTCGAGGATCTCGCGCATGTTGACGAGCATGGTCCAGCCCTTCTGGTGGTGCGGCGGCATGGAGCCGCACTGGTGCGGAGGGCGCCTCGCGGGGCGGGTGGGGCGAGCGGTGACCGGGTGCGGTCGTCGTCGACCTGTCCCGCCGCCGGGAGGGCTCCGCAGCGGCTCGTGAAGAGCATTGCACAGGTGCAAGATCTTGCACAAGGCTTGTGCGAGATCCCGTCGGACCGCGTCAGGAGCCGGACCCGGCCGGGATCACGTGCACGGGTGCTGGCGCCTCGACGGCGTCGAGACTCGGCGCGGCGGCGCGGTCAGGAGGCCGCGGCGGCCTCGTCCAGCAGCGCGCGCAGCGTCGGCCACGCGTCCGCGAACGCCGGCAGCAGCGGCAGCGTCGCCACGTCGTCCAGCGCCACCCAGGCGATCGCGAGGCTCTCGTCGTCGGTCGGCCGGGCGTCCACGGGCCCGGCCGTCACCGCGACCACCGTGGTGTACGACCAGTCACCGTGGTCCAGCACGTGCTCGCCCACCACCCGCACGGACGCGGGCTCGATGCCCGCTTCCTCCGCCGCCTCGCGCAGCGCACCGTCGACCGCGGGCTCACCGGTGTGCCGCGCCCCGCCGGGCAGCCCCCACGTCCCGCCCTGGTCGCTCCACAGCGCGCGGTGCTGCAGGACCACCGCGGCGGCATCCGTGCCCGTCGCGGGGCGGGCGAGCAGCAGACCGGCCGCGCCGGACAGGCCCCAGTGCCGCTGTCCGCAGCGGCAGGCGACCCAGCCGTCGCCGGGGTGCCGCGGCCGGTGCGGCGGGACCTCGGCCACTCAGTCGACGATCTCGCAGATGGCGGACCCCGCCGCGACCATCCCGCCGACACCCGCTGACAGGGAGGACACGGTGCCTGCGCGGTGGGCGACCAGCGGCTGCTCCATCTTCATGGCCTCCAGCACCACGACCAGGTCGCCCTCGGCCACCGTGTCGCCCTCACCGACGGCCACCTTCACGATCGTGCCCTGCATCGGGGACGTCAGCGTCGTCCCCGACGCGGCGACCGTGCGGGCCCCGTTGCGGCGCGGCGCTGCGCGGCGCGGGCCGGCTGGTGCGCGGCCGGTGCGACCCGCCCGCAGCGCGAGGGCCGCCGGGAGCACGACCTCCAGCCGCTTGCCGCCGACCTCGACGACGACCCGCTCCAGCTCGGTCGGCTCCGGGTCCGCGTCGGGGCCGGACGTCGTGACGGCGGGTGCCCCGGTCAGCGACGGCAGCCGGTCGGCGAACTCCGTCTCGATCCACCGGGTGTGCACCGCGAACGGCTGCTCCGGGTCCGTCGGGACGAACGCCGGGTCCGCCATCACCGCGCGGTGGAACGGCACGACGGTCGGGATGCCGGCGATCTCCAGCTCGGCGAGCGCACGCCGCGCCCGCTCGGCCGCCTGCTGCCGGGTCGCGCCCGTGACGACGAGCTTGGCGATCATCGAGTCGAACGCGCCGGAGACGGTGTCGCCCTCGACGACGCCGGAGTCGACCCGGACGCCGGGGCCGGCGGGGAACCGGAGCGTGGAGATGCGGCCGGGGGCGGGCAGGAACCCGGCGGCCGGGTCCTCGCCGTTCAGCCGGAACTCGAACGAGTGCCCGCGGGTCTCCACCTCGGTGTAGCCCAGGGGCTCGCCGTCGGCGATCCGGAGCTGCTCGCGGACCAGGTCGATGCCGCTGATCTCCTCGGAGACCGGGTGCTCGACCTGCAGGCGGGTGTTCACCTCGAGGAACGAGATGGTGCCGTCCGCGGCGACCAGGAACTCGCAGGTGCCCGCGCCGACGTACCCGGCCTCGCGGAGGATCGCGACGGAGGCGTCGACGAGCTGCGCGCGCTGCGCGTCCGAGAGGAACGGCGCCGGGGCCTCCTCGACGAGCTTCTGGTGCCGGCGCTGCAGCGAGCAGTCGCGGGTCGACACGACGACGACGGTGCCGTGCTCGTCGGCGAGGCACTGCGTCTCGACGTGGCGCGGGCGGTCGAGGTAGCGCTCCACGAAGCACTCGCCGCGGCCGAACGCCGCCGTCGCCTCGCGCACCGCGGAGTCGTACAGCTCGTCGATCTCGTCCTCGGAGCGCGCCACCTTCAGGCCGCGGCCACCGCCGCCGAACGCCGCCTTGATCGCCACCGGCAGGCCGTGCTCGGCGACGAACGCGTGCACCTCGGCGGCGCCGGAGACCGGGTCCGGC is a window encoding:
- a CDS encoding NUDIX domain-containing protein — protein: MAEVPPHRPRHPGDGWVACRCGQRHWGLSGAAGLLLARPATGTDAAAVVLQHRALWSDQGGTWGLPGGARHTGEPAVDGALREAAEEAGIEPASVRVVGEHVLDHGDWSYTTVVAVTAGPVDARPTDDESLAIAWVALDDVATLPLLPAFADAWPTLRALLDEAAAAS
- a CDS encoding biotin carboxylase N-terminal domain-containing protein; its protein translation is MPRISKVLVANRGEIAVRIARACRDAGIGSVAVYADPDREALHVRVADEAYALDGARAAETYLDIAKLLDVARRSGADAVHPGYGFLSENAEFAQAVIDAGLTWVGPPPAAIRELGDKVSARHIAQRAGAPLVAGTPDPVSGAAEVHAFVAEHGLPVAIKAAFGGGGRGLKVARSEDEIDELYDSAVREATAAFGRGECFVERYLDRPRHVETQCLADEHGTVVVVSTRDCSLQRRHQKLVEEAPAPFLSDAQRAQLVDASVAILREAGYVGAGTCEFLVAADGTISFLEVNTRLQVEHPVSEEISGIDLVREQLRIADGEPLGYTEVETRGHSFEFRLNGEDPAAGFLPAPGRISTLRFPAGPGVRVDSGVVEGDTVSGAFDSMIAKLVVTGATRQQAAERARRALAELEIAGIPTVVPFHRAVMADPAFVPTDPEQPFAVHTRWIETEFADRLPSLTGAPAVTTSGPDADPEPTELERVVVEVGGKRLEVVLPAALALRAGRTGRAPAGPRRAAPRRNGARTVAASGTTLTSPMQGTIVKVAVGEGDTVAEGDLVVVLEAMKMEQPLVAHRAGTVSSLSAGVGGMVAAGSAICEIVD